The Maniola hyperantus chromosome 21, iAphHyp1.2, whole genome shotgun sequence sequence TACAAACTCCATGACATGGAACTGGAAAAGCAAAGTGGAActtaaaaaatcctaaaacaaaaaACTACCTAGGATATATTTTTACTAATTCCACATTATCATTTCTATTTTAGAGGCAACACCACACAACACATATCCCAGCACTGGGGAAGCGATGTCCAGTCCGTACTCCAGCAGTGGGCAGAACCTGTACGTGGCAGCGCCGGTGAGAGGTGCGGACAACAGACGAGGCCCGATGTCACACGACGAGCAGCCCCCGAGACCGCCACCACCTAGGAATGATGGTATGAATCTCAACAGTGGGGAAGCGATGTCCAGTAGTGGGACCTGAACCCCTCTCACCCTAtaagtttgtaatttgtgtcgCTGTTAGTGTTTGTTAAAGCTACTagcttagctgatgcctgcggtatttctgcgtggatttacgtttcaAAAATCCTGCGGTAACTTTCCTGGATAAATAGAAGCATACTTCGATGTTGTCCAATGTCCAAgtctttaagtaggtatgtctataaaaaaaacacgtcgatccgttgctccgttgcgacgtgattgaaataCGAACCAATAAGCAAACACGCTTTTGCATTTCTTAGCATAGTGATACAGTATTGTTTCTCGTCGAGCTTGTTCGTCGTTTAATTTTTGATTGTTTCATTACAGATTATTACAGCAGTCGAAGGCAACTTTATGAAGAGGATGGAATGACGAATCAAAGAAATAAACCACCGTGAGTACCTACAAAAATTAAAAGCATCGTCATCTCAACGTTAGGTTGATTTGAAATGGTAGGTGGTCATTCCATGGTCTGGACTTTGTGGAGTCTGGACGGCTCAGGGCTATCGTGATTAACTGCTGTAGGTCATCGAATCGTCCATTTCGCTATGGGCACCGGGATGGGAGATGCAAACTTAGGGGTGGGCTAACCCAGTGGTGAAAACATAGACTTTCCATGATCTCTGTACGCTTaaaataagattttacgtcttaccaacgttgctagaattcgagagtcgaaacacaataacgtcaaagtaaaatggacctaaagagccttgaattgaagtaaaaaattcaatgaaacttattttaattttgcaacgtttccgcttagagcgttggctgtagatgtgtatgtaaacttgagctttaaaacaaggcatttaagatccagtttactataacacggaagtgtttcgacactcgaatactatcaacgttgatgagacataaaatctcgtactaagggtACTGGTaccttagaatagaatataatagaataaatttttattcaaataaacttctacaagtgcttttgaatcttcaaaataatttaccacttaACTTAGGCAGGTTAGAAGGTATCTAACATACTCAGATTCTGTCACATACTTGAAAGCTGATTTACTTGGTAAAGTTAACTATAATTTTCCGATTTCTTAAATTGATATGTTTTCTGTTGACAGGAGTGAACCTCGGTTAATAAGTTTCCAAAAAGAAGGCTCCGTGGGTCTGAGACTGTGTGGGGGCAATAGGTCCGGGGTGTTCGTGTCTGGCGTACAACCAACCAGCCCCGCCGCGCTACAGGGCTTGCAACCTGCTGACAAGATACTTAAGGTAAACCCAaagtatttttcattatttatagttatgttagtgcgcccacgaaggctcggttaatctaatatgttgtaatcctgacttatccgTGTTAATCGTCATAATCATCATCTTCATGAAGGCAGGTCTAtcccgacatcagaagtgggatatcAGTTTAGTCAATTCAATGTTGATCTTCCTGATTCTCCGTCATAGTCTTTATCTTGcctggccgtagacgaatatcctagctcaagaaccttcgccagtggtttaacatgagtacaagatcactgtttagggcagcagtaaacaagatccagttagccttaatgattgccaacctccggtaggagatggcacttgaagaagaagaagagtctTTATCTTAACTTCTGATGCACCTACGTCAGAAGTGGGATAGCAGTTTAGTCATTTCAATGTTGATATTCCTGATGCACCTTCATATTCATTAAgatatttttcatttcactGTGGTGTGAGTCGGAGGCACTATATTGACTCCATCATTTTGTCGGATCAGGTCATATTAGGTCGGATTCGGATAAATTGAGTCGgccaaatttaattattataagaaatTGATTGATTCTAGGTGAATGACATGGAAATGAAAGGAGTGACGCGGGAGGAAGCAGTGCTGTTTCTACTGAGCTTACAGGAACGGATAGACCTCATAGTGCAACACTCGCCCGACGAGTACAACGCCGTCGCTAGCGGACAGATGCGTAAGTTGCCAAATGAAAATGAACTGTATTCTAACAACGTTAAGGCCCTTTTTTAAGGATGATGAtattaagacgtccgccttcttttcgggaggttgtGGATTCGATCTCGGATTGCAAACTCTGACTTTTcggcttgctttaacggtgaaggaaaacattgtgatgaaacctgaatgcctgagagttttacatgttctcaaagatgtgtgaagtctggcaatccgcattgggccagcgttacagactatggcctaaatccttctcactctgagaggagaccccgtgctcagtagtgggccggcagtGTGTTGATCATGAAAGTTCGTTCTTCGTTCGCCGACTTCTGCTGGTCAGTGTAATTCGTCATCCATCTTGCCATAcaaatacaatgaaccaaaagcttaatttgctataatccgctgaaacaggtcgaatctgtatgatgaaacatgcagcatgcgaaatgcaccgcccgccctcccactgctaaccatgcaggaaaaagcagccactaggcaagcaatacgcaccaccaccacgcagcaccacacaaatcccaaaacacactccctcatggacttccgcaaagtaccgcatgcttctatacaacatccaTCTTGCCCTATTGTAACTTCTCAGGATTGCTATGTCTAAGCGTCTTCATCAACTAACTATAAGAAGCATCTCTTTAGGCTGTAGGTATAGGGTTTTATATATGTACTTTGGTTTTCGTTTGCAGCGGGAGACTCATTCCACATCAAGACGCATTTCCACTACACCGAGCCGACGGAGGGCGAGATGTCCTTCCGCTGCGGCGACGTGTTCCATGTAATGGACACTTTGCACAATGGAACTGTTGGCGCTTGGCAAGTCTACCGGATAGGTACGAATACCCCGTACTACAccaaataaatagcgactctcgTTACGATGCTATAAAGTGCAATCCAGCTTGCATAGCACTGGTGCTTAACGCCTCTCTTTGTATCGCGTAAACTCTTATCTCTCTATCATATGAGTACGTGATAGAGTTACGCCAAAGCCGTCAAGGGGCCGTACCGCCGATTTCTCGGGTGACGTGACCAAGTAAGCCCTGCTTCATAATATGTCGTGTTACGATACAATAAAGTGCAATCCAGCTTACACTGCAGCACTGCGGCTAAAAACAAagcctctctttctatcgcggAAACTCTATAACTTGTGTCTCTCTCTTTTCTGAGATAAAACATATCTTCACTGAGAGATATGCCGTAGCCTCGTAGGCATACCGTAAGTCACGGTACTATGGTGGTAGTCACATGGAGCAGTGAGCCCGATCTGGTTTGACTAAGATTTAATTAAGAATTAAGATCTGCCATCAGCCAGTAATCATATGTAGCTCAACTTCATAAGGCCATTTATGCGCAAACGTAAtcaatattttgttatttttctaGGTCGGAACAACCAGGAAGTTCAAAAAGGCACCATACCAAACAAGGCGCGAGCCGAGGAGTTAGCTACAGCTCAGTTCAACGCCAACAAAAAAGAGATGTCAGGGAACGACGTCAAACACAACTTCTTCAGGCGGCGAAGATCCACGCACAGGCGGAGCAAGAGCCTTGGAAAGGTACTATTTTCTCTTtatctttgatttttaatagcTTGTCAGAACGGTGATTTTTgggctttgaagattttggccTACCCAGTCGTCGTCCGCTATTTTTCTTTTTGTCAAACCTGTATTAATCAATAACTGGCATCAATACCAACAAGTTGTATTGTGTATGACAAAATCTTCCAAAGGGTtacgtttccgagatataagctactagctgatgcccgcgattttgtacgcgtggatataggtttttgaaaatcccgtgggaactctttgattttccaggataaaaagtagcctatgtccttccccgggatgcaagctatatctgtaccaataaataaatttcctcaaaatcggttgaacggatgggccgtgaaaggctagcagacagacagccagacacactttcgcatttataatgtatataatacattataaatgcgaaagtgtgtaatgaaatccatactaagaTATGTAATAAacatatattagtatggatgaaagtTGCAGTAGACATCGTCTGACATCTTACGGGGTTTCCCAACGCTGCGATTTCAGTATATTTACACTATTTTGATatttcttaataattattttaaaaaatctgcttGCCAACTAAGAACACTATTTTCCCCAAACTTTGATGTCACAATAAATCAACTATCTGGGTATATTGTGAACTGTGCACGATTCAATTAAAAATTTACTATTTCAGGAGCACTGGGACGAAGTAGTGTTATCAGATAGCATAAGCAAGTTCCCAGCCTATGAGAGGGTAGTGCTGAAGCAGCCTGGCTTTGTTAGACCCGTCATAGTTCTGGGCGCAGTGGCCGATATAGCGAGGGAAAGGCTTTTATCCGATAGTCCTGACAAGTTCTCTTCACCAAGTAAGTGTTCTAGCACTAAGTTCGTCTACAAATTCCAGGACAACcatttttaaatccaaaatGGCGGAAAGAATAAATTTTTACACACCAACACccatactaaaaaaatatatgggtgtggtttttttttcaaattactaTGATGACacacattttcaaaaataaattaattgcaaAGATATTCAGAGGTTCTGATTACGAAAATGTTGTCCattttcaaatcaaaaatggTGGATATAATATTTACGGATAAACgctgtttttaaaaaaaggcatgaaaaattatttataatattttgttttatgtaaggaagaaagaaaacgtttattttttaaagctggcatacacattaccagttagacctAGTTATGTgatattttcacatttatttagtcataactccgaaaagttagaggtgcgtgcccgggtccgaacccccgacctccgattagatggcggacgtcctaaccgctatgCTAACACAGCTTTTTATTTAGTAattcttatttattaatttccaATATTTCACAGAAATGGACAGCACTCTAGAAGACAGCAAGTCCAAATCTACCAGCATCATACGTCTATCAAGCATCAGAAGTATAATGGAGCGGGGTAAACACGCTCTACTGGACATCACGCCGAATGCCGTGGATAGACTGAATTACGCCCAGTTTTACCCCATCGTTATCTTCCTGAAAGCGGATAATAAACACATTATCAAGCAACTTAGAAGCGGTTTACCAAAGTAAGTCACATTTTTCAGTGAAactttgaatttaatttattatcgaaTAGTTTTGCAAAGTTCAAAAGTTCAATTTATGGAGGTAAGCGAATTAGTTTTAGATTCTCCTGAAATAGATCAATGATTTAATTTGTCCATTCTATATGAACAACTCGTTTTCATAAGGATCACTTTTACCCCATGTATAGTTTCAGTGTTACGCTCATTTCTTAATGGTGGACAATACGAAATCATATTTAGGTTAcggaaaataaattagttttaagttcaaagttttattTTCTGTAAATTCCTACGAAAAGGAACctctaaaactaattatttatgagtatttatttgtgttttatACATCACAAGGCCAGTCGGAATGAGCATTCAAACCCGAACCCAGGCGTTGTACATACTCATCATTCTATCAGAAATTTTATAAGGTGTTTCTATTTCCAAGGTCAGCCCACAAATCATCCAAAAAGCTACTTGAGCAGTGCCAACACATGGAGCGCGTATGGGGCCACGTGTTCACGCACACCATCACGCTGAGCGAGGCCAATCAGAACACGTGGTTCAGCAAGCTCTGCGATCTCATACAACGCACACAGCAGCAACAGTTATGGGTGTCGGAGACTAAGGTGAGTTTTACAGAAGGCTTTAACGCGGGCGGTCGTTGTTTTACGTTAGTAGTTACGGatagatatatatattataaatgtattatacttatacttatacttgtATTTTATTGATCTGGGACAgtgtgaaaaatattttgtgtCTGATTTGATGAACATTACGCTATTTGATTTTTTGTGATTCTTACATGAAAATTTTATGTCATGAAGGAAGTCTTGGAAATTTTATGATtgacttaaaattaaatttaacaatGTTCTCATTTTGGTTAGAAGTATTCGCTATACTGTCCTTGGTAAATAAAATACACTATGAGATTTTTTAATTCACGAAattgtttaggtttttaaaatcttctTATTCGGTCAGGTACTTTAAATACATTCATTTCTTCAGACttctatcataatataaaacaatCTATTCTCGATACTCAAAATACGTAGTGGAAATTAGTGCAAAGTCACCATCAAATGACTACATTTATCAACAGTTAATCTCATTATGCTTGAAGGTATCTGTTGTTGGGTGCATTTGGATAACTATGTCATCAAAACTATATGTAACCCTATCAAAATATGAATGTGGTCTTATCAAATATACAAGTGTCTGTGATTATGGAGATATGCTTCAAAATCATgtaataactacctatttataaaaagaACCGTACCAACTGTTGTAGAAAGATTTAGAAAGAAGAGATCACCTCCATATTtctctttatttatttctatgtaaAGCATATTAATCAATTTCTTTCTGTTCTGTCTTGCGGCGGTGTAGCACGTTGAAATGGTGTCGGACATATACTTCCCCATCCCGCCCTCCCCGTATCCCGCCTTTAGTCCCATCTCATATCCCATGAACTTCTATCCCCAGTCTCCGCAGAAACCGCGCACGCCAAACATGTCTCCATCAAACTCGAGCACTAAACTAACTAAACGTCACGACCAGCTGTTTGATGCTAACCGAAATCATGTCCCATACTATTACTCAGAAACTTTAACCCCATGCATGCCTAACAATATGTACAGTGTGCCTAACCCGTATCCTAACAGAAGCAGCCAAATCACTAATCCTCACGACGAAAGGCAAAATCTCATGCAGAGATCCAAAGTTCATCCCAGATTACAGAATTCTAGCATCAGTCCAGAACTGTCTCAAATTTTCAACAAAAGTAATGGGCCGCAATCTTTCAGACCATACAGCGTTCTAGAAACATCTACAAAGTCTCCACTTCCGAACGTGCAAAGGCCAATTTCAGTTGTCCCGATATCGGACCAATTCAGACCAGCTTCAGTTTTCTTTAAGGATGATAAAGAAAAGTCTAACGAAGTGCCTGAATGGAAGACACGtcttcaaaaggaaatacctcAACCGGTTTTAGACAAACCTTTGCGACAAATATGTCGTATCCCAAATTGTAAATGCAACGAAAAACCATTTAATAATCGTATTAGACTTAGCGAATCTCGAACTTTGCCATCTGTTTCTGTAAGATCTTTGAGTAAGACAAAGAACCTTTCATTACCAACTCTTAAATTGGACGAGTTAGACAAAATTGTTAAGGAGGAAGATCTCGAGGTAGTAAGAGACGTTTCTTCAGTTAATAAACCTATATCTGAACAGCATCTAGGGTATATTTAGCTATATAAACTAACATGTTGATCTCTACTAGATGGTtaccattaaaattattatacttaatgcaTGTCGCTTAAGCTTATTTgcttgtatataggtatataatatattagtacTTATTGCGTAATATTTCCGCTTATTTTGCAGACATTCGTATTTGTGTgcatttatcaatttttttgcttaatttttttgattatacctatatttttttatacctgTGTGTTCTAGTTTACCCCCTAAACAATTGATTAGGGATCTAATTTAGAAAAAAAGTGTGAATAATTTTGTACAAAGTGTTAAAAATATCAATGTAATATACCACGTTTGAATAATACTGAATAAACATTCAAATTAAACAGTTAGGTACCATTTAGAATAACCAATTTcagtttatgatattattataggtacattaAGACATTTGAGATACCTACTAAAACTTTGTGTGTAATTTGAACGTTAATTCCGATTGAACCTTTCATTAATCATTCACAGACGCTAAACAGTGTTTTTAGTTTCTGTAACGTTTTTTGAGCAATCATTCATTGGTCTTGTCTTATCACCCCATTCCATAACCCACCCTCGACGCCGCTGCGGTCAAAATGGAACACTGAAAACCAAAACGGTGGGGTAATAGAGGCCAGAGCCGCTGTCGGACGACTTTTTATTCTCCATGTCATCGACTTCGGAAAACAGATTGTCGTATGCATCTAGTCCAGAAAGTGACTTGGAAGTGAGTCCCCCTCCGGCGCCAAGACTGGTGAAATCATCTTCAGACCCATCAATAGCGACTACTCAAGATAACATGGATCGCGATGATGACATGAATCATTTGGCAGACGCGGTACCTCCGCCGTATTCGGTAATTTACCCCATTACCTATTTACCCAACTTTACGTCTATTTCTTTAAAATCGAAAATTTACATGTCTAATAATTGTACGAttaatttcttttaaataagtatacttatctaattttctgtaatttaattttaaaaataaaattaaccaaTTGTTTTTTGATAACAAATTCTCTATCTACTATCAGGCTATCAGGGTTTCTACTAAAAAAATCATATCCTTTAAATGATTCTCAAATAATTACAtttgttttacatttttctACCATATACATAAAAACGGCTTCTATTTATTACTAACCCTTCTACAAATACGCCTTTCTAAATATTCTGAAGTATATCTCTGTACGTTTTTCGTAACAGCAAGGTGGCTACGACAGTAAATACGGATTTGCGAACGGCAATAACGTGCAAAGCAACGGGCCTAATCATAACCAGAACTTGGCACCGAGCAACGAAGCACCACCTTACCAGTGCAATCCCATGACCCATTCACCACCGCATTCACCTTTATACGGAACAggtaatattatgccatgtgaAAATACTTGAATATGTCCTCCAGACTAGTACgtacattaatatttttaaagttttaatttgaGGTCTagtaaagtacctacgtatttgtttatttatttattaaagtactTATTTCGTTATCACCATAACTTCACTTCCATTTACTTGTAAAATTGAACGAAACATTAACAAAATAACTACATGCGGAGTAAGTTTATCCCCACTCCGAAAAACTAAACCCCGTTTTCAAAATATTTCGATTTTATTTcttagaagatttttttttttgtgaatagACTGGTGATAATAATATGGTGTAAGCCCACTGCTCCCCAGAGCCAGAATTACCCCGCGCACCCACGCAGCGTAAAGGGGTGTCgtttaaatgaaaacaaaataaaataattgcagCTTATCTATACCTACATTCGGGAGTAGTGTTATCCTCACTTTGAGAAACTAAATTCCatgattttaaaactttttgattttataacGAGAGGATAAGAGGGCCATCGCCCTGAGCAGTTACTCGGGGACCCGCCAAGATACCCCGGGACCCGCTAGGGCCCGCGTGTAAGACCAGAATGTAGTAGAGGATAGAGTGAATAGAGTGGTGTAAGAATGAACAGATCCTAATGTTCCCTAGTGCCAGAATTGCCCCCACGCACGCAGGCAGCGGTAACGCGACCCGCGGGAGGTGTGTTGTTACCTGTGCCACCGCCCGCTAGACCCCACCACGGTCTTAGGCATAATCCTGCGGTAAGTGACCTTATATTATAGTTTCGAAAGATTTTATGACTTTTTAGTTAACTTTGTAATTAATTAGTGTTTTGTTTTACCCAACTTTTGCCACtgtattatacttaggtactatacaTAAATTATTCCTTGCATGCCAATTGAcactttaaaaaatcaaaattgcaATTTGTTACCTTGTTTTTTATTGAGTAAAGTCTCTAACTCATATTTTCCTAGGTGTCATGATATTATCGgagttttgttattttttcttCAATAACATTTAATGTAAGAATAAAAATTGCTTTCCTTTTAACTAACTTCTCCCTTaccgtataagtcccgcaaattgctattccgctggaaccatgtctcattaacatataattggcgtcattttgacgtcatctgaaataaaaatataccatcagctcaatacttcagtctagtgctgacgtcactaaagtggcggccacgcgcattagcaatttgcggggcttaaaGTAATCTAAAGTATCTTTCTTCGTGATGGCTGAAATctacattttcattttaatcAGAACCGTCCAAGTGCGCAAGAGCGTTTGTTCGGGCCCAAAGAGGGTAACGATGATACTGCCACGTACAGTGCCCGGCCTGCGCACGGGCAGGGCTCGCTTGATAGGCATCGACATCCCAATAACCCGGTGAGTGTACTAATACCCAAGTCCTAGACCCAGAGCCCACGGTGAATTTTTGCAGTGATAAAGTAGCAATACAGCTGTAAAAACGTTCCCAACATATAGTacatgacaggtcgagatggcaatctcggagggaacgccccgcctcatacccggattgccatcaTCAGCGAGCGATACGTCGCTCTGTAAAAATGCAAATCGTCGTCGCTTGAGTTCTAAAACCACGTACCTATATGTCAAAATTAGCAACTTTACAGTAGAGCGAAAAAACTTACTGTTTCCAGAGATTTGGGTTGTTTGATGGAGACCGTGCagtaactttttcttttaagaGTTTCTCTTGGATATTCTCTTGTTTTTAATTGGTTCGATTCTCTATGGTTTCGAAATGTAAATACGCcaaaaaattacttaggtaaacctgaccagaaatataaaaaacttgctctgggggcgccactagtatatggCCTATGGTCACTcagtatatttttttgttttttattaaaaagaatattagccatgttaaatgacaaatattcccctttcctctccaactaagcgtcaggcttgtgctaggagtaggtacgacaatagtgcaacgggcggggtttgaaccgtcgacctttcggttttcagtccactcctttaccgattgagctattgaggctctaatatggtcttgtataaattagttccatGAGTTTTCGGCACTATGGCGaggtatattatttttctggtcatGCTTTACGTGGTGTTAGAATTTAAGCGTCGAAATGAGACTCCTGACAATATCGGTGGTATACGCGTGGCCATATCGCTACAAAAGTCACCGTGGGTGATCTAGAATATTTCGTCTGCTACTGAAATAATTTGTAGTaggtatgataaaaataaatgtaatcaTCACTTACTCCAAGACGTAAGCTTAACTTGCGAAGTacctgattattattattcaatctGTGGCTAAACTGCTTTAATGCTGAAAGTACCTTTGCATTGTTCCTATCCTGTTGCATATTGAACTTGACATGAGAACAATAAGAGATTCCTCGAATAAGCTTACATATTTGTTCAAATGATGCAAAGACACACAGATAAACAGCTTAACACCTTTCGCTAACTTCACTCGGTCGCATAACAAAGTTGTGAGTAGGTAAACTTAGCAGGAGGGGCAAAAtgaattatgtaaatatttaaaaggattaATACTGGAACGCCCCTCCGgaatcagttttcccctccacttttaatatcgTACCTTCAAGTCAACCTAGAAGTTGTAACCTAAGGGGGTTAAAACtcagtcatttttcaagttatatcaatgaaaattagtatttggaCTTTCAGGTAAACGTAAGGTTACgttacgtgtttcaggatttttaggaATTCTACCCCCTCACTGATTGTTAAAACTTCACTCGAGCGAAGCTggagcgggtcagctagtctaacaATAAATATGTCGTTTGCAGCAGAACTCGTACGACGGCACGGCTAACTACGAGTACCCCGGCAGCACGTCCAACAATAACTCCATGGGCTCGTGTCGCCTGCCGCCCAACGCGCCCGACGACCTCAAAGTCGCCCCGCCTACCATGTAAGtttcatcatcgtcaactgatAGTCGTACGTACACTGCTGATATTGATGCTGCCTTATTGATTTATTTACTAAGAAATATCCTCAGTAAGCCCACAGCAACGCCAAATCGCATACCGAGTCAAAGGCTACATACgtagtttactaaatcaattgagactaatttattaaaaacggCTTTTTGTTAGTACTAACTTCTAAGCAATCAGGCCACTAAGCAAGGTAAGCTAGCTCGAAAGGTTGGTGTATTTTCGACAAAATTTATGAGGTTGGTGGGGAGCGTTGGTGAGGAAGGTGACAGGGTATGGTGGCGCTCACTAGGGAAGACCTGCGCTcaacagtgaaagaaagaaaagacgtttatttatacaaattgtgccacacatcacaacttaaagctaaggggctggttattccggcgcttctccacctgagaacaagcaaaagaagcgccgaaacaaactgtcatattgtgtggcacaacccgaaaaaagggtcccagctcagcattatgctgtatgccttgttgcacaagaacatacagcgctgattttcagctggtaccctgaaccgggtgacgccacggaatcataaactaatgataactaaactaatgataactaaacataactaataaaacacacggtaacattaaaaaaaaatcactaactaaCAACTATACTTATTACTGACTATACTAACACAAGTCACAGACTGTAACTATACTAGTTATTTAGCACCATACATATTTCAATGTCTAATAATAGTAAAACAAAGACTAAGCACACCTACAtagttatattataggtatataaatattaacttAATATAAATGTTAACGACAGTGGACGTCTGCAGGCTGATATagtatgatgatgatattgtcctttataatataggtagataaataATACTCCTTTGTTTTAGTAAACTGGATCTCCCTCCGGCTACAAACCCCGCGGTAATGGCTGGTCAGAGCCCTCAGCGAAATTCCAACTCGCACGAGCACAACTCCCTCGACTATAACAGAACTCCTGAAAGCAATTACCGGTAAGATtacatacatccatactaatattataaatgggaaagtgtgtctgtctgcctgtctgtagTTA is a genomic window containing:
- the pyd gene encoding tight junction protein ZO-3 isoform X13; amino-acid sequence: MDVCAGLAQHKAVLLRELCDTNVLDVLVKKGIFNVNDLEVITSAVDSDKCNYFIEVVGKQNAAKLRDLCAVIYNECPKLAKELMNDRRYVINGYTSNTKENMVMNHNNLNRESPRSRRSVSQCSCNSTSRRSSVAASPMPMSMPMPMSMPMPMPMPPLNNTMEMYVEPVVENTTERNSGWETHRVRLNRVPGYGFGIAVSGGRDNPHFASGDPSIAVSDVLRGGPAEDKLQVNDRIVSVNGVPLENVEYARAVQVLRESGATVSLVVRRRAPAPPPTAPTTIKLALTRNGKKEDFGIVLGCKIYVKELTMRAREQLNQAGQGLCEGDVIARINNTAVTDAMTLKEARKLVESCKDRLNLVVTRELIREETVTNGNYQNNYSSLEATPHNTYPSTGEAMSSPYSSSGQNLYVAAPVRGADNRRGPMSHDEQPPRPPPPRNDDYYSSRRQLYEEDGMTNQRNKPPSEPRLISFQKEGSVGLRLCGGNRSGVFVSGVQPTSPAALQGLQPADKILKVNDMEMKGVTREEAVLFLLSLQERIDLIVQHSPDEYNAVASGQMPGDSFHIKTHFHYTEPTEGEMSFRCGDVFHVMDTLHNGTVGAWQVYRIGRNNQEVQKGTIPNKARAEELATAQFNANKKEMSGNDVKHNFFRRRRSTHRRSKSLGKEHWDEVVLSDSISKFPAYERVVLKQPGFVRPVIVLGAVADIARERLLSDSPDKFSSPKMDSTLEDSKSKSTSIIRLSSIRSIMERGKHALLDITPNAVDRLNYAQFYPIVIFLKADNKHIIKQLRSGLPKSAHKSSKKLLEQCQHMERVWGHVFTHTITLSEANQNTWFSKLCDLIQRTQQQQLWVSETKRPEPLSDDFLFSMSSTSENRLSYASSPESDLEVSPPPAPRLVKSSSDPSIATTQDNMDRDDDMNHLADAVPPPYSQGGYDSKYGFANGNNVQSNGPNHNQNLAPSNEAPPYQCNPMTHSPPHSPLYGTVPELPPRTQAAVTRPAGGVLLPVPPPARPHHGLRHNPANRPSAQERLFGPKEGNDDTATYSARPAHGQGSLDRHRHPNNPQNSYDGTANYEYPGSTSNNNSMGSCRLPPNAPDDLKVAPPTIKLDLPPATNPAVMAGQSPQRNSNSHEHNSLDYNRTPESNYRSTDNYRTPQSRPPPMNGNSPHAQNAHNPHIAHNAHNAHNAHNVPTTPMHARGPSLPNVPTNDHAKYSARTNSASQADYTGRAPPYKPVPPPKPKHYRPPDQPHQQMPPHQHQPHPRNGSMEAVPSPGVVAGGPGVPAGGAGGMHYSHTHSHSQPHRPPPHGHPYHQQNMYAGAGGQMVTQSPPYAGPPSHRAINLPHNPHLIDLAGSREQRGSAFELYRKPQHMHNLR